A part of Setaria viridis chromosome 8, Setaria_viridis_v4.0, whole genome shotgun sequence genomic DNA contains:
- the LOC117866270 gene encoding receptor-like cytoplasmic kinase 176: protein MWTVLGQAATVAQLVGADVGGLISMIIQAAVTAQQNKKECEQLARRVFTVGELLQHLQDPEVLRRPEIRRPLAGLDDALREAHKLVMACQDKSAVYRLVLSGRQAERFRDVQSRIDSYLLLFPVISHIDITRRLDRIYNILVPNDAAGPSSTPAFSMHQIAVQDSQNAPKIDWKEAHQVEVFTFKELVKATNNFAPDKKIGEGGFGSVYMGWLPDGREVAIKRREHGSDQGIEEFQAEVTILHSVSHKHIVRLFGSCVPQKFPVNIWKKQDEKQGDLSVVYEFLENRSLDIHLHGQPSPSPVTASWKMRIEILLGVSRAIEYLQSYAERPVIHRDVKPSNILLDASWAPRLTDFGLALTWEGPDHMECVRGTYGYAAPEYICTGALNLTSDVYSFGVVMLQLLTGKRSACFNELVKWEEGAKKDHFARYTLVELEREKQDNFASYGLVDLTVPLIEAGELWKVLDRRPAVKPTPRQLEAAELVAQAAVRCVRLQWEARPSISEVVATLETALELARCDG from the exons ATGTGGACGGTGCTGGggcaggcggcgacggtggcgcagCTGGTCGGGGCGGACGTCGGCGGCCTCATCTCCATGATAATCCAGGCAGCAGTGACGGCTCAGCAGAACAAGAAAGAGTGCGAGCAGCTCGCCCGCCGCGTCTTCACGGTCGGCGAGCTGCTGCAGCACCTGCAGGACCCGGAGGTGCTGCGGCGGCCCGAGATCCGGCGGCCGCTGGCCGGGCTCGACGACGCGCTCCGGGAGGCGCACAAGCTCGTGATGGCATGCCAGGACAAGAGCGCTGTGTACCGGTTGGTGCTGAGCGGAAGGCAGGCTGAGAGGTTCAGGGATGTTCAGAGCAGGATCGACTCctacctcctcctcttccccgttATCAGCCACATAGACATCACTCGTCGTCTCGATCGAATATACAACATCCTGGTTCCAAACGACGCGGCCGGGCCATCATCTACGCCTGCTTTCTCCATGCACCAGATCGCCGTCCAAGACTCCCAG AATGCTCCAAAGATCGATTGGAAGGAAGCCCATCAGGTCGAAGTATTTACTTTTAAGGAGCTCGTAAAGGCCACCAACAACTTTGCTCCTGACAAAAAGATCGGTGAAGGCGGGTTCGGCTCGGTGTACATGGGATGGCTTCCTGACGGTCGAGAGGTAGCCATCAAGCGGAGAGAGCACGGCTCAGATCAAGGGATAGAAGAGTTCCAGGCAGAGGTGACCATCCTCCACTCAGTTAGCCACAAGCACATCGTCCGTCTCTTTGGATCCTGTGTCCCGCAGAAGTTCCCTGTGAATATCTGGAAAAAGCAGGACGAGAAGCAGGGAGATCTGTCGGTCGTCTATGAGTTTCTTGAGAACCGCTCGCTCGACATCCACCTGCACGGccagccgtcgccgtcgccggtgacGGCGTCCTGGAAGATGCGTATCGAGATACTGCTTGGGGTGTCCCGGGCCATCGAGTACCTGCAATCTTACGCAGAGCGGCCGGTGATCCACCGCGACGTCAAGCCGTCCAATATCCTTCTCGATGCGAGCTGGGCGCCGCGCTTGACGGACTTCGGTTTGGCACTCACATGGGAAGGCCCGGACCATATGGAGTGTGTCCGCGGCACCTATGGATACGCGGCCCCGGAGTACATTTGTACAGGCGCTCTTAACCTGACGAGCGACGTCTACAGTTTCGGTGTTGTGATGCTGCAGCTGTTGACGGGGAAGAGATCAGCATGTTTCAATGAATTAGTAAAATGGGAGGAGGGGGCAAAGAAGGACCACTTTGCTCGCTACAccttggtggagttggagaggGAAAAGCAGGACAACTTTGCTAGCTACGGCTTGGTGGACTTGACCGTGCCACTGATTGAGGCGGGTGAGCTGTGGAAGGTGCTGGACAGGCGCCCGGCAGTGAAGCCAACGCCGAGACAGCTGGAGGCGGCGGAACTGGTGGCGCAGGCGGCAGTGCGCTGCGTGCGGCTGCAGTGGGAGGCCCGGCCGTCCATTTCGGAAGTCGTGGCCACCCTCGAGACGGCGCTTGAGCTGGCCCGTTGCGATGGCTAG
- the LOC117866597 gene encoding probable serine/threonine-protein kinase PBL7 has translation MHQIAVQDSQNAPKIDWKEAHQVEVFTFKELVKATNNFAPDKKIGEGAFGSVYMGWLPDGREVAIKRREHGSIQGIEEFQAEVTILHSVSHKHIVRLFGSCVPQEKRQLLPKFWKKQNEKQGDLLVVYEFLENRSLDIHLHGQPSPSPVTASWKMRIEILLGVSRAIEYLQSYAELPVIHRDVKLSNILLDASWAPRLTDFGLALTWEGPDHTETVCGTYGYIAPEYALRGDLNLTSDVYSFGVVMLEVLTGKTSRHLLEEEREKEIRAYEEEKKREVRELEEEREEWEEEQQKRDEWKETEEGDECEEEDTTEERDEETEERAKQDNFARYNSYTLVELAVPLIEAGELWKVLDRRPAVKPTPRQLEAAELVAQEAVRCVRLQWEARPSISEVVATLETALELARCDG, from the exons ATGCACCAGATCGCCGTCCAGGACTCCCAG AATGCTCCAAAGATCGATTGGAAGGAAGCCCATCAGGTCGAAGTATTTACTTTTAAGGAGCTCGTAAAGGCCACCAACAACTTTGCTCCTGACAAAAAGATCGGTGAAGGCGCGTTCGGCTCGGTGTACATGGGATGGCTTCCTGACGGTCGAGAGGTAGCCATCAAGCGGAGAGAGCACGGCTCAATTCAAGGGATAGAAGAGTTCCAGGCAGAGGTGACCATCCTCCACTCAGTTAGCCACAAGCATATCGTCCGTCTCTTTGGATCCTGTGTCCCGCAGGAGAAGCGCCAGCTTCTTCCGAAGTTCTGGAAAAAGCAGAACGAGAAGCAGGGAGATCTGTTGGTCGTCTATGAGTTTCTTGAGAACCGCTCGCTCGACATCCACCTGCACGGCcagccatcgccgtcgccggtgaCGGCGTCCTGGAAGATGCGCATCGAGATACTGCTTGGCGTGTCCCGGGCCATCGAGTACCTGCAATCTTACGCCGAGCTGCCGGTGATCCACCGCGACGTCAAGTTGTCCAATATCCTTCTCGATGCGAGCTGGGCGCCGCGCTTGACGGACTTCGGTTTGGCACTCACATGGGAAGGCCCGGACCATACGGAGACTGTCTGCGGCACCTATGGATACATAGCCCCGGAGTACGCTCTTAGAGGCGATCTGAACCTGACGAGCGACGTCTACAGTTTTGGTGTTGTGATGCTGGAGGTATTGACGGGGAAGACATCAAGACATTTGttagaagaagaaagggagaaggaGATACGCGCCtatgaggaagagaagaagagagaagtacgggagttggaggaggagagagaagagtgGGAGGAAGAGCAGCAGAAGAGAGACGAATGGAAGGAAACAGAGGAGGGAGACGAGTGTGAGGAAGAGGACACGACAGAAGAACGGGATGAGGAGACTGAGGAGAGGGCAAAGCAGGACAACTTTGCTCGCTACAACAGCTACACCTTGGTGGAGTTGGCCGTGCCACTGATTGAGGCGGGTGAGCTGTGGAAGGTGCTGGACAGGCGCCCGGCAGTGAAGCCAACGCCGAGACAGCTGGAGGCGGCGGAACTGGTGGCGCAGGAGGCAGTGCGCTGCGTGCGGCTGCAGTGGGAGGCCCGGCCGTCCATTTCGGAAGTCGTGGCCACCCTCGAGACGGCGCTAGAGCTGGCCCGTTGCGATGGCTAG
- the LOC117866595 gene encoding zinc finger BED domain-containing protein RICESLEEPER 2-like, whose product MLEGAHLHVRCCAHILNILVQDGMKIIHEGIKKIRELLKHIVSSPSRMQAFNEIAVVNGLPTKCGIALDIPNRWNTTFKMVAEAIKYKTVLNSYANKHAEIPPNEQEWSTTDSICKFLKTFEEATKAISAHRKPTSYMFLPLIVSIWDALDNPSWQTSVALQDLAAAMRIKFEKYWGRDFDESNQPIPRRNKKDYDVNLGIVIATMLDPRGKAEYAEFFYQKICSNIDQIDSSVDAALVWMKKYFLEYEQRLRRVNAYSVTYSSEGSICVGSPVLAKRQLGSEFANFKSSRRKTRPPKSEFDIYFEEDCVEDIENFDILAWWKAHAEKFPILSVMARDFLTIPLSTVSSESAFSLGGRILGESRSSLTPEMLEALVCGKDWYSRKKMQTMKVNKLVKIRLVKWSPLSLHQTSEMDFDISQATRCSGTEFLKNTTGLFNSWFLDAVA is encoded by the exons ATGCTTGAGGGTGCACATTTGCATGTGAGATGTTGTGCGCATATCCTGAATATTTTGGTTCAAGATGGGATGAAAATTATTCATGAGGGGATAAAAAAGATTCGGGAGCTCTTGAAGCACATTGTCTCTTCGCCCTCAAGAATGCAAGCTTTTAATGAAATTGCAGTGGTGAATGGTCTTCCAACAAAATGTGGTATTGCTCTTGACATACCCAACCGTTGGAATACCACCTTCAAGATGGTTGCAGAAGCAATCAAGTACAAGACCGTCCTAAATAGCTATGCAAATAAACATGCAGAAATTCCTCCAAATGAACAAGAATGGAGCACAACTGATTCAATCTGTAAGTTTCTTAAAACTTTTGAAGAGGCTACAAAAGCAATATCGGCTCATAGGAAACCAACTTCATACATGTTCTTGCCTTTAATTGTTTCAATTTGGGATGCCTTGGATAACCCTTCTTGGCAGACAAGTGTGGCACTACAAGACCTGGCTGCAGCCATGAGGATCAAGTTTGAAAAGTATTGGGGTAGAGATTTTGATGAGTCAAACCAGCCTATTCCTCGCAGaaataaaaaggattatgatgTCAACCTTGGAATTGTTATTGCAACAATGTTAGATCCGAGGGGAAAAGCAGAATATGCAGAGTTCTTCTACCAGAAGATTTGTAGCAATATAGATCAGATTGATTCAAGTGTTGATGCTGCTCTAGTTTGGATGAAAAAATACTTCCTGGAGTATGAGCAACGCTTGAGGAGAGTTAATGCATACTCTGTTACATATTCAAGTGAGGGCAGCATTTGTGTGGGCTCACCGGTGCTTGCGAAAAGGCAGCTAGGATCAGAATTTGCAAACTTCAAGTCAAGTCGGAGAAAGACTCGTCCACCAAAATCTGAATTTGACATCTACTTTGAAGAAGATTGTGTGGAAGACATTGAAAACTTTGACATTTTGGCTTGGTGGAAGGCACATGCTGAGAAGTTCCCGATCTTATCAGTTATGGCACGTGATTTCCTCACCATTCCTCTTAGTACCGTTTCTTCCGAATCAGCCTTTAGTCTTGGAGGTAGGATTCTTGGGGAGTCAAGAAGCTCACTAACTCCAGAGATGTTAGAAGCCCTTGTGTGTGGGAAAGACTGgtattcaaggaaaaagatgcaGACAATGAAG GTCAACAAATTAGTGAAGATCAGACTAGTGAAATGGTCACCTTTGTCACTCCATCAGACTAGTGAAATGGACTTCGACATCTCTCAG GCCACAAGATGTTCTGGAACTGAATTCTTGAAGAATACCACAGGTCTCTTTAACTCTTGGTTCTTGGATGCTGTTGCATAG